The Paenibacillus tianjinensis genome has a window encoding:
- a CDS encoding IS256 family transposase codes for MTILPENMLNNLFENLVTQFVKDNLESIMKAEIQQFMTSEEAGNHNSRNGYYTRDLHTKYGNVEDLAVPRDRQGAFQTQLFEPYQRRDGWLEEAVIQMYKSGMGTRDVARFIESMFGSHYSPTTVSNITATVLDDIHQWQKRPLNKRYSVIYLDGLYVKLKRSTVSGEVVYFAMGIDEDGHRQILGFYVGGQESANGWREVLKDLYDRGVQEVLLGVFDGLPGLDAAFRETYPKADVQHCIVHKVRSTFPKIRIQHKTEVIEDLKTIYTAADHDLARAAFDTVKAKWGKLYPKEMRSWEEQLPTLLTFYKYPALIKEAIYTSNPIERMNKEIRKRLKPMNSLTNMDAAEKIVYLDVIDYNERFSERVIRGFGDLEVKKKLNEMFEARYSAQAEQEK; via the coding sequence ATGACTATTCTACCCGAAAACATGTTAAATAATCTATTTGAAAATCTTGTCACCCAATTTGTAAAAGATAATCTAGAGTCCATTATGAAAGCGGAAATCCAGCAATTCATGACCAGTGAAGAAGCCGGGAACCACAACAGCCGCAACGGATACTACACCCGGGATCTACACACGAAATACGGAAATGTAGAGGATCTGGCCGTTCCTAGGGACCGTCAAGGAGCCTTCCAAACGCAGTTGTTCGAGCCCTACCAGCGGCGAGATGGATGGCTAGAGGAGGCTGTCATCCAGATGTACAAAAGTGGTATGGGAACGCGAGATGTGGCCCGGTTCATTGAAAGTATGTTCGGCAGCCACTATTCACCCACGACCGTTAGCAACATTACAGCTACGGTACTTGACGACATTCATCAGTGGCAGAAGCGCCCGTTAAACAAACGCTACTCCGTGATCTACCTGGATGGCCTATATGTGAAACTCAAGCGCAGCACCGTTAGCGGAGAAGTCGTTTATTTCGCCATGGGGATCGACGAAGACGGTCACCGCCAGATCCTTGGCTTTTACGTAGGCGGCCAGGAGAGCGCAAACGGCTGGCGCGAGGTGCTCAAAGACCTCTACGACCGTGGTGTCCAGGAAGTCTTGCTGGGCGTGTTTGATGGGCTTCCGGGACTCGATGCAGCGTTCCGTGAAACTTATCCGAAGGCGGATGTGCAGCATTGTATCGTCCACAAAGTGCGTTCGACCTTCCCGAAAATTCGGATTCAGCACAAAACGGAAGTCATTGAAGATCTGAAGACGATCTACACGGCTGCAGACCACGATCTGGCTCGGGCTGCGTTTGACACGGTGAAGGCCAAATGGGGCAAGCTCTACCCGAAAGAAATGCGGTCTTGGGAAGAACAGTTGCCAACGCTGCTGACCTTTTACAAGTATCCTGCGCTCATAAAGGAAGCCATCTACACGTCCAATCCAATTGAACGAATGAACAAGGAAATCCGAAAGCGTCTGAAACCCATGAATAGCCTCACGAATATGGATGCAGCAGAGAAAATTGTCTACCTGGACGTCATCGATTACAACGAACGTTTTAGCGAACGGGTCATTCGCGGCTTCGGCGATCTGGAAGTAAAGAAGAAACTAAATGAGATGTTTGAAGCGCGATATTCAGCGCAGGCAGAGCAAGAGAAGTAA
- a CDS encoding LacI family DNA-binding transcriptional regulator, producing MKVSIFDVAKKSGLSVVTVSRVLNGAGSVRENNRQKVLDAIRELDYRPSAAARSLASGKTGIIGLIVTTLQDSFFDAVVKELNEVLALHGYFLAISISTGMEGGDNHYLIQEDRVDGLILLSPMEEDNYLVELKRRGIPYVLIDNQQESNDAYSVTIDNVKGGYAAASHLLELGHTSIAHLCGQEMFRSTRERRSGFLQALQEKGLEPFEIVHGDFDIGMGYDTGKRWLREGKLPTAVFAGDDNIALGLINALMEAGVRVPQEVAVVGYDDHYIASQLRPHLTTLRQPADKIGLAAADMLLRRINGNMKRGASIRIDPELIVRESTSGSRVQCNLSERDSGTQLIMFQKGGSKLT from the coding sequence ATGAAAGTAAGTATATTTGATGTAGCCAAAAAATCGGGATTGTCCGTTGTTACCGTATCCCGCGTACTAAACGGCGCCGGATCCGTGCGGGAAAACAACCGGCAGAAGGTGCTCGATGCGATCAGGGAGCTGGACTACCGGCCGAGCGCAGCTGCCCGCAGTCTGGCCAGCGGCAAGACCGGAATTATCGGCCTGATCGTAACGACACTGCAGGATTCCTTCTTCGATGCAGTGGTCAAAGAGCTGAACGAGGTGCTTGCGCTGCACGGGTATTTCCTGGCCATCTCCATCTCTACAGGTATGGAAGGCGGCGACAATCATTATCTGATCCAGGAGGACCGGGTAGACGGACTGATTCTGCTATCGCCGATGGAGGAAGACAATTATCTCGTGGAGCTGAAGCGCCGGGGCATTCCCTATGTGCTGATCGATAATCAGCAGGAGAGTAATGACGCCTACTCGGTTACCATCGACAATGTCAAAGGCGGCTATGCCGCAGCCAGCCATCTGCTGGAGCTGGGGCATACCTCCATCGCCCATCTCTGCGGGCAGGAGATGTTCCGCAGCACGCGCGAGCGGCGCAGCGGCTTCCTGCAGGCACTGCAGGAGAAAGGGCTGGAGCCGTTCGAAATTGTACACGGAGATTTCGATATCGGCATGGGTTATGACACGGGCAAACGCTGGCTCCGGGAGGGGAAGCTGCCCACGGCAGTGTTCGCGGGCGACGACAACATCGCACTCGGCCTGATCAATGCGCTGATGGAGGCCGGTGTCCGCGTGCCGCAAGAGGTGGCCGTGGTCGGCTATGACGACCACTATATTGCTTCACAGCTCCGCCCGCATCTGACTACGCTGCGCCAGCCTGCCGACAAGATAGGGCTGGCCGCAGCCGATATGCTGCTGCGGCGGATTAACGGCAATATGAAGCGGGGCGCCAGCATCCGGATTGATCCGGAGCTGATTGTGCGGGAATCGACTTCCGGGAGTAGGGTGCAGTGCAACCTCTCAGAACGCGATTCAGGGACACAGCTGATTATGTTTCAGAAAGGCGGCTCCAAACTTACTTAG
- a CDS encoding carbohydrate ABC transporter permease: MSIVKAASTRVPSSRSHRRKADPVKIASFTALLVTTFLMLLPLFFMVSTSLKSKREMLKFPPTFLPESWAWSNYTEIFDKLQFGTLYKNSLIIGVLTVIGTLLSSALVAYGFARYRGRGNQLWFILLLSTMMLPYPAIMIPQFVLFSKMQWIDTFLPLVVPAFFGSAYNIFLLRQFFSTLPEELFDAGRIDGCGELRMWRTIALPLSAPALATVAIFAFIYSWNDLLTPVLYLSSSDKFTLPVGMASLTSSRFRIPPWHLLMVASVLAMVPIVTLFAIAQKQFVEGIVLTGIK; this comes from the coding sequence ATGAGTATCGTCAAAGCTGCCAGCACCCGGGTCCCTTCTTCCCGGTCGCACCGCCGGAAGGCTGACCCGGTCAAAATCGCCAGCTTCACTGCCCTGCTGGTTACAACCTTCCTGATGCTGCTGCCGCTGTTCTTCATGGTCTCCACTTCACTGAAATCGAAGCGCGAAATGCTGAAATTTCCGCCGACTTTTCTCCCGGAGAGCTGGGCCTGGAGCAATTACACAGAGATTTTTGACAAGCTGCAATTCGGCACGCTGTACAAGAACAGCCTGATTATCGGGGTGCTCACCGTCATCGGCACGCTGCTGTCCTCGGCGCTGGTCGCTTACGGCTTCGCCAGATACCGCGGCCGGGGTAACCAGCTCTGGTTCATTCTGCTGCTGAGCACCATGATGCTGCCTTATCCGGCGATCATGATTCCGCAATTCGTGCTCTTCTCCAAAATGCAGTGGATCGACACCTTCCTGCCGCTGGTCGTACCGGCCTTCTTCGGCTCGGCGTATAACATTTTTCTGCTGCGCCAGTTCTTCTCCACACTGCCGGAGGAGCTGTTCGATGCCGGAAGGATCGACGGCTGCGGCGAGCTGCGGATGTGGCGGACCATCGCACTGCCGCTATCAGCTCCGGCGCTGGCAACCGTGGCGATCTTTGCTTTTATCTACAGCTGGAATGATCTCTTGACCCCGGTGCTTTACTTAAGCTCCTCGGACAAATTCACACTTCCGGTCGGCATGGCCTCACTCACCTCCTCACGGTTCCGCATTCCGCCGTGGCATCTCTTAATGGTCGCTTCCGTGCTGGCGATGGTACCGATTGTCACCCTGTTCGCCATCGCCCAGAAGCAGTTCGTGGAAGGCATTGTACTTACAGGCATCAAGTAA
- a CDS encoding ABC transporter substrate-binding protein, with translation MNKNTLRKRSALLLAALLTTTAALSGCGGGKSAGNVATGSGNTGNSGGSDEQVTITHYTIDSEDRTFIEKLIPDFEKEHPNIKVKVEKAPYEQFDSKLQTLIAGGKSPDVTSHYGYGGFAEYYNKDMLLDLTDLITEDGFKAEDYHIPDNLMKIYTVNNHTYGIPVNMYVTLMLYNKDMFDAAKLSYPPSDYEDKSWTFEKMVEEAKKMTVVSDDIAKTQYGVDFTWAERDMRPLYFGAEPYSEDTWTNGGVPSETYFDSPEVISAYQKLFDLVFKDKVSPTSEWSKSVAGQNGDPFVAGKIGMSIGGSWNLAGANDFPFKIGVAAVPWGGNDKVRSTLYVDPLLILKGSKHPKEAFEWIKFLMTTEVQEKSIELSGGNPPVNTEAAEAYYKHFDGIDPADVKKVYEGAVKYGYESYNHLITNYSQINDMFINELQPVETGHKTLEEVMPVIQNKVTEIIKR, from the coding sequence ATGAATAAGAACACCTTGAGGAAACGGTCCGCACTGCTGCTAGCCGCATTGTTGACCACAACGGCGGCTTTGTCCGGCTGCGGCGGGGGCAAATCGGCGGGCAATGTGGCGACAGGCAGCGGAAACACCGGTAACAGCGGTGGCTCTGACGAACAAGTGACGATTACGCATTATACCATTGATTCCGAGGACCGCACCTTCATCGAGAAGCTGATTCCTGATTTTGAGAAGGAGCACCCGAACATCAAGGTCAAAGTGGAAAAAGCGCCCTACGAGCAGTTCGACAGCAAGCTGCAGACCCTGATTGCCGGAGGCAAATCGCCCGATGTCACCAGCCACTACGGATACGGCGGTTTCGCCGAATATTACAACAAAGACATGCTGCTTGATCTGACCGACCTGATCACCGAAGACGGGTTCAAAGCCGAGGATTACCATATCCCGGACAATCTGATGAAAATATATACGGTCAACAACCATACCTACGGCATCCCGGTGAATATGTACGTCACGCTTATGCTGTACAACAAGGATATGTTCGATGCGGCGAAGCTCTCCTATCCGCCAAGTGACTACGAGGACAAGAGCTGGACGTTTGAGAAAATGGTTGAAGAGGCCAAAAAGATGACCGTAGTGTCGGACGATATCGCCAAAACCCAATACGGCGTTGACTTTACCTGGGCTGAACGCGACATGCGCCCGCTGTACTTCGGGGCTGAGCCGTACTCTGAGGATACGTGGACTAACGGGGGCGTACCTTCTGAGACGTATTTTGACTCACCCGAGGTCATCTCCGCCTACCAGAAGCTGTTCGATCTGGTCTTCAAGGATAAGGTTTCACCAACCTCCGAATGGAGTAAAAGTGTAGCGGGCCAGAACGGCGACCCGTTCGTAGCCGGCAAAATCGGCATGTCGATCGGCGGCTCCTGGAATCTGGCTGGCGCGAATGATTTTCCGTTCAAAATCGGCGTAGCCGCAGTCCCATGGGGCGGTAATGATAAAGTGCGCAGCACCTTGTATGTTGACCCGCTGCTGATTCTAAAAGGCTCGAAGCATCCGAAGGAAGCCTTTGAATGGATTAAGTTCCTGATGACGACCGAGGTTCAGGAGAAATCCATCGAGCTGAGCGGCGGCAATCCGCCGGTGAACACCGAGGCTGCGGAAGCATACTATAAGCATTTTGACGGCATTGATCCGGCCGATGTGAAGAAGGTGTACGAAGGTGCGGTCAAATACGGCTATGAATCCTACAACCATCTGATCACCAACTATTCGCAGATCAACGACATGTTCATCAATGAGCTCCAGCCGGTCGAGACCGGCCACAAGACACTTGAGGAAGTGATGCCGGTCATTCAGAACAAGGTCACCGAGATTATCAAGCGGTAA
- the udk gene encoding uridine kinase: protein MLIIGIAGGTGSGKTTVARSVINRLGTDKVTFISQDNYYKDHSYLSLEERGAINYDHPLAFDTELLIEHLDCLKSGQAAYAPVYDFTTHARFTDKTVELKPNNIVIVEGLHVLSDEKLRTQLNIKVFVDTDPDVRILRRVLRDIEERGRTIRSIHTQYLTTVKPMHEAFIEPSKKYADLIIPEGGQNEVGIELLSVLTAKYLSGDQQWNGSTR, encoded by the coding sequence ATGCTTATTATTGGTATCGCCGGCGGGACTGGTTCCGGCAAAACAACGGTAGCCCGCTCCGTTATTAACCGTCTTGGAACTGACAAAGTGACGTTCATATCTCAGGATAACTACTATAAAGACCATTCCTATCTCAGCCTCGAAGAACGCGGAGCAATCAATTACGATCATCCGCTGGCTTTTGACACGGAATTGCTGATTGAGCATCTCGATTGTCTGAAGTCAGGACAAGCCGCCTATGCTCCGGTGTATGATTTCACCACGCATGCCCGCTTCACAGACAAGACCGTTGAGCTGAAGCCCAACAACATTGTTATTGTGGAAGGCTTGCATGTACTGTCCGACGAGAAGCTGCGCACACAGCTGAACATTAAGGTATTCGTTGATACTGACCCGGATGTACGGATTCTGCGCCGGGTGCTGCGCGATATCGAGGAACGCGGCCGGACGATCCGTTCGATCCACACGCAATATCTGACGACGGTGAAGCCTATGCACGAGGCGTTTATTGAGCCATCCAAGAAATACGCAGACCTCATCATCCCCGAAGGCGGGCAGAATGAAGTCGGCATCGAGCTATTGTCGGTATTGACCGCGAAATATTTGTCGGGCGATCAACAGTGGAACGGAAGCACACGTTAA
- a CDS encoding threonine aldolase family protein: MQEQITLLEAFNGAELQLAGHGKRDVQVLKQAFAAAEGNIASDIYGDGPVIEDFQAEIAGVLGKESAVFFPSGTMAQQIALRIWCDRKGLKTVAYHPLCHLEIHEQDGLKELHHIKPVLLADKDRLITLEDVQNLGEDIACLLLELPQREIGGQLPDYAELEAISAYCREQGIILHLDGARLLEVLPYYGKTAAEVCGLFDSVYISFYKGIGGIAGAILAGSRDFTEESKIWKRRHGGDLISLYPYIIPAQYYYRQRAGRMAQYYTEAKELAALFNACHKVSTLPEVPVSNMFHIHFALSKEQAELILIEVCVQTGVALAARLKETGANSCYYELSIGDLYGGISKTKLKEAFGLLDQLLKEA; encoded by the coding sequence ATGCAAGAACAGATAACACTGCTGGAGGCCTTTAACGGAGCAGAGCTTCAATTAGCGGGCCACGGGAAACGGGATGTGCAGGTGCTGAAACAAGCATTTGCCGCTGCCGAAGGCAATATAGCCAGTGATATATACGGGGACGGCCCAGTCATCGAGGATTTCCAGGCGGAAATAGCAGGCGTGCTCGGTAAAGAATCAGCGGTTTTCTTCCCGAGCGGTACGATGGCTCAGCAAATTGCTCTCCGGATCTGGTGTGACCGCAAAGGGCTGAAGACTGTCGCCTACCATCCTTTGTGCCATTTGGAGATTCATGAGCAGGACGGGCTGAAGGAGCTGCACCATATCAAGCCGGTTCTGCTTGCTGACAAGGACCGTCTCATTACGCTGGAGGATGTACAGAACCTGGGAGAGGACATTGCCTGCCTGCTTCTCGAGCTGCCCCAGCGTGAGATCGGCGGCCAGCTGCCGGATTATGCTGAACTAGAGGCCATCTCCGCCTATTGCCGTGAGCAGGGGATTATTCTGCATCTGGACGGGGCCCGGCTGCTGGAAGTACTGCCGTATTACGGGAAGACCGCGGCAGAGGTCTGCGGGCTGTTCGACAGCGTGTATATCTCCTTCTACAAAGGCATAGGCGGGATTGCCGGGGCGATTCTTGCAGGCAGCAGGGACTTTACAGAGGAGTCTAAGATCTGGAAGCGGCGGCATGGCGGCGATCTGATCAGCCTGTATCCGTATATTATTCCGGCACAATATTACTACCGGCAGCGGGCTGGCCGGATGGCTCAGTATTATACGGAAGCCAAGGAGCTTGCGGCGCTGTTCAATGCTTGCCACAAGGTGTCTACGCTGCCGGAAGTGCCGGTGTCGAATATGTTCCATATCCATTTTGCCCTGTCCAAAGAACAGGCAGAGCTGATTCTAATTGAAGTGTGTGTGCAGACGGGTGTAGCCCTTGCCGCAAGGCTGAAGGAAACCGGAGCAAACTCCTGTTATTATGAGCTGAGCATCGGCGATTTGTACGGCGGAATTTCCAAAACCAAGCTGAAAGAGGCGTTCGGACTGCTTGATCAGCTGCTGAAGGAAGCTTAA
- a CDS encoding N-acetylglucosamine kinase has product MAYYMGIDGGGSKTYALLTDAAGNVLGKGRSGNGNHQTGLEEAAANIRAAAFAALAEAGLRLEDVRHTYLGLAGADRKADYDILHPLIRSLGFSSYTIGGDTMIGLRAGTNRPYGVALICGTGTNAAGRNREGRHFQCGGFDYMYGDFGGGGALNVEVFRTVIRAWDGREAPTLLTAALLELLGYRSVEDMYNDFLDHGKSVPLDAARLLFPAAAAGDAPALAILHRQGAELGKSAAAVIRRLGMEHDVFDVVLAGSLLTRGDRGWIRGPIEQAVREAAPHASVVTLTTEPVVGAVWSALESDGLSITSEIYDKMRTFQEFEPIPITTRQE; this is encoded by the coding sequence TTGGCTTACTATATGGGGATCGATGGGGGCGGAAGTAAAACCTATGCCCTGCTGACCGATGCCGCGGGCAATGTGCTCGGCAAAGGCAGGAGCGGCAACGGCAATCACCAGACCGGCCTGGAGGAAGCCGCCGCAAATATCCGGGCGGCGGCGTTTGCCGCACTGGCGGAGGCCGGGCTCCGGCTTGAGGATGTTAGGCATACCTATCTCGGACTCGCCGGAGCCGACCGCAAGGCGGACTATGACATCCTCCATCCGCTGATCCGCAGCCTCGGATTTAGCAGCTATACGATTGGCGGTGACACGATGATCGGCCTCCGGGCGGGCACGAACCGCCCGTACGGGGTCGCCCTGATCTGCGGCACCGGCACCAATGCCGCAGGACGCAACCGTGAAGGCCGGCACTTCCAGTGCGGCGGCTTCGATTATATGTATGGTGACTTCGGCGGCGGCGGCGCGCTGAATGTCGAGGTGTTCCGCACCGTGATCCGCGCCTGGGACGGGCGCGAGGCACCGACCCTGCTGACCGCAGCGCTGCTGGAGCTGCTGGGCTATAGGTCGGTCGAGGACATGTACAACGACTTCCTCGACCATGGCAAATCCGTGCCGCTGGATGCGGCGCGCCTGCTGTTCCCGGCGGCAGCGGCGGGCGATGCCCCAGCGCTCGCCATCCTGCACCGGCAGGGTGCCGAGCTGGGCAAGTCGGCAGCGGCCGTGATCCGCAGGCTGGGCATGGAGCATGACGTCTTCGACGTCGTGCTGGCCGGCAGCCTGCTGACCCGGGGGGACCGCGGCTGGATCCGCGGGCCGATTGAACAGGCTGTGCGCGAAGCCGCGCCGCACGCCTCAGTTGTTACCTTGACCACAGAGCCTGTGGTCGGTGCGGTATGGTCTGCGCTCGAAAGTGACGGCCTCAGCATCACCAGTGAAATCTATGATAAAATGCGTACCTTTCAGGAATTCGAACCCATTCCGATAACAACCAGACAGGAGTGA
- a CDS encoding helix-turn-helix domain-containing protein — translation MTEGKIIKHYREKQQLTQRELGQGICSVTHLSKIERGITEYSPEIIDLLCERLQINMATEVERFHKTQRKLNEWHGAMVMQRTEEAETLKAQIEQEPLKDLPDYKIPYPLLLIRSHLYNNDLKPAARLIRDIQKDEYASLYVRNYFKHLQGIYYFLSGQFLDCIGVLTEIDESEYTEQEYYYHLALAYHSIHSSIIAYYYAEKALQYFRKTLNLVRIIDTETLMLIQLSVNEPHHFAVAKQSYENLIKACELCGSMDRKYKLLHNLAYEHLRRGLYGEAADLFEQVMELLSGPDHSFYLTVLDCYITSCMGAKRLPVSELLALTYQGLTLARDRKDSRAINFNLLILSLKEDWGPYYRYIEEEALPYFRSNGDTYTIERYERKLLSYYLKSGERDKALELSLTMISGMSSGLEDY, via the coding sequence ATGACTGAGGGGAAAATCATCAAGCACTACCGGGAGAAGCAGCAATTAACCCAGCGGGAGCTTGGTCAGGGGATTTGCTCAGTGACTCATTTAAGCAAAATAGAGCGGGGCATAACCGAGTATTCCCCGGAAATCATTGATTTGTTATGCGAGCGTCTTCAGATTAATATGGCAACAGAGGTGGAACGTTTTCATAAGACCCAGCGCAAATTAAACGAATGGCATGGTGCGATGGTGATGCAGCGGACGGAGGAAGCGGAAACCCTGAAAGCACAAATCGAGCAGGAACCGCTTAAGGATCTGCCGGACTACAAGATTCCATACCCTCTGCTGTTAATCCGTTCCCATCTTTACAATAATGATTTGAAGCCGGCCGCCCGGCTTATTAGAGATATTCAGAAGGATGAATATGCTTCGCTCTATGTGCGCAACTATTTCAAACATCTTCAGGGAATCTATTATTTTCTATCCGGGCAATTTCTGGATTGTATCGGCGTTTTGACGGAGATCGACGAGTCAGAGTATACCGAACAGGAGTATTACTATCATCTGGCGCTTGCTTACCACTCGATTCATTCCAGTATTATCGCCTATTATTATGCTGAAAAAGCGCTGCAATATTTCCGCAAGACGCTTAACCTGGTGCGGATTATTGATACAGAGACCCTTATGCTGATCCAGCTCAGCGTGAATGAACCGCATCATTTTGCGGTAGCCAAGCAGTCCTATGAGAATTTAATTAAAGCCTGTGAGCTTTGCGGGTCTATGGACCGTAAGTACAAGCTGCTGCATAATCTCGCCTATGAGCATCTGCGGCGGGGATTGTATGGGGAAGCAGCTGATCTCTTCGAGCAGGTGATGGAGCTGCTGAGCGGTCCGGACCATTCGTTCTACCTGACCGTGCTGGACTGCTATATCACTTCCTGCATGGGTGCAAAGCGCCTTCCGGTATCCGAACTGCTGGCCTTAACGTATCAGGGACTGACGCTGGCGCGCGACCGCAAAGACAGCCGGGCAATTAACTTTAACTTACTGATCCTGTCACTGAAAGAGGATTGGGGACCCTATTACCGATACATCGAGGAGGAAGCTCTGCCCTATTTCCGCAGCAATGGCGATACTTACACGATCGAGCGGTATGAGCGCAAGCTGCTGTCCTACTACCTCAAGAGCGGAGAACGCGATAAAGCACTGGAGCTTTCGCTTACAATGATTAGCGGCATGAGCAGCGGCTTGGAGGATTATTGA
- a CDS encoding carbohydrate ABC transporter permease: protein MYMFISPWLIGFLVFALYPILSSLYYSFTDYDIIHPPRFIGLANYTEMFGSELFWKSVTVTLKYTFISVPVQLLLSLGFALLLNQTLPLRGFFRTAMYFPSMVSGVAMSLLWYWIFNPQIGLFNYMLSWFGIPGPAWLMSPDTALYALIIMSFWTAGAGMILFLAGLQGVPASLIEAAKLDGAGRLRIFVNITLPMISPVLLFQLIMGLIDSFQVFTQAFVMTQGGPNYSTWFYVYNLYTSAFKEYRAGYSSALAWVLLIVVMLFTAIIMKLSNRYVHYEGGGRR, encoded by the coding sequence ATGTACATGTTCATATCGCCGTGGCTCATCGGCTTCCTTGTCTTCGCCCTTTACCCCATCTTGTCTTCACTCTACTACAGCTTCACTGATTATGACATTATCCATCCGCCCAGGTTCATCGGCTTGGCCAACTACACTGAGATGTTCGGCAGTGAGCTGTTCTGGAAGTCTGTAACGGTCACGCTGAAATACACCTTCATTAGTGTACCTGTACAGCTGCTGCTGTCCCTCGGCTTCGCGCTGCTGCTGAATCAGACCCTTCCCCTGCGCGGGTTCTTCCGGACCGCGATGTATTTTCCCAGCATGGTCTCGGGGGTGGCGATGTCACTGCTCTGGTACTGGATATTTAACCCGCAGATCGGCCTCTTCAATTATATGCTCTCCTGGTTCGGCATTCCGGGTCCAGCCTGGCTGATGAGTCCGGACACCGCATTATATGCGCTCATTATCATGTCCTTCTGGACCGCCGGAGCAGGGATGATCCTCTTCCTGGCCGGACTTCAGGGTGTGCCGGCCAGCCTCATTGAGGCCGCCAAGCTCGACGGGGCGGGACGCTTGCGGATTTTTGTAAATATTACCCTGCCGATGATCTCCCCGGTCCTGCTGTTCCAGCTGATTATGGGCCTGATCGACTCCTTCCAGGTCTTTACCCAGGCATTTGTCATGACACAGGGCGGTCCCAATTACTCCACCTGGTTCTACGTCTACAATCTGTACACCAGCGCCTTCAAGGAATACCGCGCCGGCTACTCTTCTGCACTGGCCTGGGTGCTGCTGATCGTCGTTATGCTGTTCACGGCCATTATTATGAAGCTGTCAAACCGCTATGTTCACTATGAAGGAGGCGGACGCCGATGA
- a CDS encoding 6-phospho-beta-glucosidase: MAANQGLKIAVIGGGSSYTPELIEGFILHHKELPVTELWLVDIEPGLHKLNIVGSLAKRMVQESGLPITVHLTTDRREAIAGADFVSTQIRVGMLAARARDESIPLKYGVIGQETTGPGGMMKALRTIPVILDICRDIEELAPDAWLLNFTNPAGMVTEAVLRYSKVKSIGLCNAPIGLIKQVSAKYNAAPDRIYAEFVGLNHLHWITRIDVEGEDKLDDMLDDTAGYSAKNVPAREWNPEFLQSLRALPSYYLKYFYMTDAMLEEQLASAKQGANRAEVVKRVEEELFEIYSNQELKEKPKQLEQRGGAFYSEAAVNLMRSLHNGTNDIQTLNVANRGILSFLPEDASIEVNCVVTKTGPLPLPLTKIPPMAKGLIHAVKTYEQLAIDAAVTGDRSLAVQALAHHPLVPSVEVAIAMLDEMLEANREYLPNFFAGKESASAAAE; this comes from the coding sequence TTGGCAGCTAACCAAGGACTCAAGATCGCCGTGATCGGCGGCGGCTCTTCCTATACACCTGAACTAATCGAAGGTTTCATTCTCCATCACAAGGAGCTTCCTGTGACTGAGCTGTGGCTCGTGGATATTGAACCCGGACTGCATAAGCTGAACATCGTCGGCAGTCTGGCTAAGCGGATGGTGCAGGAATCCGGACTGCCGATTACAGTCCATCTGACAACTGACCGCCGCGAGGCGATTGCCGGTGCCGACTTCGTCAGCACCCAGATCCGTGTCGGCATGCTGGCCGCCCGCGCCCGCGATGAGTCTATTCCGCTCAAATACGGCGTCATCGGCCAGGAAACGACCGGCCCGGGCGGAATGATGAAAGCGCTGCGCACCATTCCGGTCATTCTGGATATCTGCCGGGATATCGAAGAACTCGCCCCTGACGCCTGGCTGCTGAACTTCACCAATCCTGCGGGAATGGTGACCGAAGCGGTGCTGAGATACTCGAAGGTGAAGAGCATCGGCCTCTGTAATGCGCCCATCGGGCTAATTAAGCAGGTGTCAGCAAAATACAATGCTGCCCCAGACCGGATATACGCTGAGTTTGTAGGGCTGAATCATCTGCACTGGATTACAAGGATTGATGTCGAGGGGGAAGACAAGCTGGACGACATGCTGGACGATACGGCCGGATACAGTGCAAAGAACGTCCCAGCCCGGGAATGGAATCCGGAATTCTTGCAGTCGCTGCGTGCCCTGCCCTCTTATTATTTGAAATATTTCTACATGACCGATGCCATGCTCGAAGAGCAGCTGGCCTCCGCCAAGCAAGGCGCAAACCGCGCCGAAGTAGTCAAACGTGTTGAGGAAGAGCTGTTCGAAATCTACAGCAACCAGGAGCTGAAGGAGAAGCCGAAGCAGCTGGAGCAGCGCGGCGGCGCCTTTTATTCCGAAGCGGCCGTCAACCTGATGCGTTCACTGCACAATGGCACGAATGATATCCAGACGCTGAACGTGGCGAACCGCGGCATTCTCAGCTTTTTGCCGGAGGATGCCAGCATTGAGGTCAACTGTGTCGTGACCAAGACGGGACCGCTGCCGCTGCCGCTGACTAAGATTCCGCCGATGGCTAAGGGGCTGATCCATGCCGTGAAGACGTATGAGCAGCTGGCGATTGACGCAGCCGTTACCGGCGACCGCAGCCTGGCGGTCCAGGCGCTCGCCCATCATCCACTCGTACCTTCCGTAGAGGTGGCTATCGCTATGCTGGATGAGATGCTGGAGGCGAACAGGGAGTATCTGCCGAACTTTTTTGCCGGTAAAGAATCGGCTTCGGCCGCTGCAGAATAA